From Desulfobotulus pelophilus, a single genomic window includes:
- a CDS encoding AAA family ATPase, protein MKKRILYGEANYPAIVRENGYFVDKTAYIEKLEFVKNPVFLRPRRFGKSLLCTMLESYYSVLYKENFEELFGHTWIGKNPTPLHNTLLVLHLDFSTIETGELELMEKSFDHTVNLALQSLVNRNICFLEDKPLLNPENSSVSNLKAVINKIQDNKLPPLYVIIDEYDNFANQLITGHKDLLYKQLMADDGFLKTFFKLLKEGRKTGTIHNVFITGVLPVTMDELASGFNIATFITLNPNFENMIGFTQSEVNLLLDDIYRDYEIRPDTRNEVQDVIKNQYNGYHFIDPEGEAVYNSTILQYFLSWFCEFKTMPKHLTDMNLKTDILWIKRITGSNPELTQDFVTQLTTQNSIDYDDTLLTQKFNMSRFFEKSFFPISFFYLGMLTRKNDFALTLPNLNMRRIFVEYFNELHHIDVSTRYGNMMQHFVRTLDLKSLFAGYWQEYVSQLPEAVFSQVNENFYRTTFYELCSRYLSRWFTWNVERSYPKGRTDLEFVGKFNECFAGIRMVIEFKYFSNAAFKKFNTSIENFTLIPEDTEQMAGYVEGLKKEYPEAKISQHVIYCFGNGGFRVFDTDPLPASNEPVS, encoded by the coding sequence ATGAAAAAAAGAATCCTCTACGGCGAAGCCAATTATCCAGCCATTGTTCGTGAAAACGGCTACTTTGTGGACAAGACTGCCTACATCGAAAAACTGGAATTCGTTAAAAATCCCGTCTTTCTGCGTCCAAGGCGTTTTGGAAAATCCCTTCTCTGCACCATGCTGGAGTCCTACTATTCGGTTTTATACAAAGAAAACTTTGAAGAGCTTTTCGGCCACACATGGATTGGCAAAAACCCAACGCCCCTGCACAATACTTTGCTTGTGCTGCATCTGGATTTTTCCACCATTGAGACCGGTGAGCTGGAATTAATGGAAAAAAGTTTTGATCACACAGTGAACCTTGCCCTTCAATCCCTGGTGAACAGAAACATCTGTTTTTTAGAGGATAAGCCGCTGCTGAATCCGGAAAACAGCTCCGTATCCAATCTCAAGGCCGTTATCAATAAGATCCAGGACAACAAGCTACCGCCCCTCTATGTCATCATCGATGAGTACGACAATTTTGCCAACCAGCTCATCACAGGCCATAAAGACCTTCTTTATAAGCAGCTCATGGCCGATGACGGTTTTTTAAAAACCTTTTTCAAGCTTTTAAAAGAGGGCCGAAAAACCGGAACCATCCACAATGTTTTCATCACAGGCGTTCTGCCCGTCACCATGGATGAACTGGCTTCGGGCTTCAACATTGCCACCTTCATCACCCTGAACCCCAATTTTGAAAACATGATCGGCTTCACCCAGTCCGAAGTGAATTTACTTCTCGATGACATTTACAGAGATTATGAAATCCGCCCGGATACCCGCAATGAAGTACAGGATGTCATTAAAAATCAGTATAATGGCTATCATTTTATCGATCCTGAAGGCGAGGCCGTCTATAACTCCACCATTCTTCAATATTTTCTGAGCTGGTTCTGTGAATTTAAAACCATGCCCAAACACTTAACGGACATGAACCTCAAAACCGATATCCTGTGGATCAAAAGAATCACCGGCTCCAACCCTGAGCTTACCCAGGATTTTGTCACCCAGCTGACAACCCAGAACAGCATTGACTATGACGACACCCTGCTCACCCAGAAATTCAACATGTCCCGTTTTTTTGAAAAGAGCTTTTTTCCCATCTCCTTTTTTTATCTGGGGATGCTTACCCGAAAAAATGACTTTGCCCTAACTCTCCCCAACCTCAACATGAGAAGAATCTTTGTGGAATACTTCAATGAACTCCACCACATTGACGTTTCCACCCGCTACGGGAACATGATGCAGCATTTTGTCAGAACCCTTGACCTGAAATCTCTGTTTGCTGGCTACTGGCAGGAATACGTTTCCCAACTTCCCGAAGCGGTCTTTTCCCAGGTAAACGAGAACTTCTATCGCACCACCTTCTATGAACTCTGTTCCCGCTATCTTTCCCGCTGGTTCACCTGGAATGTGGAAAGGTCCTACCCCAAGGGCAGAACAGATCTGGAGTTTGTGGGCAAATTCAATGAATGCTTTGCGGGCATCCGTATGGTCATCGAGTTCAAATACTTTTCCAATGCCGCCTTTAAAAAATTCAATACCAGCATTGAAAACTTCACCCTGATTCCTGAAGATACGGAGCAGATGGCAGGCTATGTGGAAGGGCTTAAAAAGGAATACCCGGAAGCAAAGATCAGCCAGCATGTGATTTACTGTTTTGGCAATGGGGGATTCAGGGTATTTGATACGGACCCCCTTCCGGCATCAAATGAACCGGTAAGCTGA
- a CDS encoding Fic family protein, translated as MTYKSGKFIFQEKYDSQIIRELFIRAMVLNETIAELPVFSGLASRLEPEIMYSSIAGTAAIEGNPISEADVRKISEGHDLIDYSAKDQQEIKNLIEAYDYLSEKKIISQPFLISEQLIRNLHKIITTNVPHEYNIPGNYRNGRVEVGDKAHGGVYRPPKCLDDVSLLMAAFTEWMNSHEILELPPLIRAPLAHYYLCAIHPFWDGNGRTARLLEALILQTGKLQYIPGELSNYYYRNIDNYYSAFSKTNKLGNDATPFLEFFLDAAIFSMEKIKKIIISSIKIFALKDHYTDQNQKKEINKRHFELLTLLLDYPPDFVFCIKDLISKMPFRLLYSSISSQTARRDLAKLSEMGLLLNNNGEYSLNFRFSG; from the coding sequence ATGACATATAAATCCGGAAAATTCATTTTCCAGGAAAAATATGACTCTCAAATAATAAGGGAGCTGTTTATCAGGGCAATGGTTCTGAATGAAACCATTGCAGAGCTGCCCGTTTTCTCCGGTCTGGCATCACGACTGGAACCAGAGATCATGTACAGCTCCATTGCCGGGACCGCCGCCATCGAAGGCAACCCCATATCAGAAGCAGATGTCAGAAAAATATCAGAAGGCCATGATCTTATTGATTATTCTGCCAAAGATCAGCAGGAGATCAAAAATCTTATTGAGGCCTATGATTATCTCTCTGAGAAAAAAATCATCTCTCAGCCTTTTCTGATCAGCGAACAGCTCATCCGGAATCTGCATAAAATCATTACCACTAATGTGCCCCATGAATACAACATACCTGGCAATTACCGAAACGGAAGGGTGGAAGTCGGTGACAAAGCCCATGGCGGCGTATACAGGCCTCCCAAATGCCTGGATGACGTCAGCCTGCTGATGGCTGCCTTCACAGAATGGATGAACAGCCATGAAATACTGGAATTGCCCCCCCTCATAAGGGCACCCCTTGCACACTATTATTTATGTGCCATCCATCCCTTCTGGGACGGAAACGGAAGAACAGCCCGACTGCTGGAAGCCCTTATCTTGCAAACTGGCAAGCTGCAATACATACCCGGAGAATTATCAAACTATTATTACAGAAATATAGACAATTATTATAGTGCTTTTTCAAAAACAAACAAACTCGGAAACGATGCCACTCCTTTTTTAGAATTTTTTCTGGATGCTGCCATATTTTCCATGGAAAAAATTAAAAAAATAATAATTTCTTCCATAAAAATCTTTGCATTAAAAGATCATTACACAGACCAGAACCAGAAAAAAGAGATAAACAAAAGGCATTTTGAGCTGCTGACTCTTCTTCTCGATTATCCACCTGATTTTGTCTTTTGTATAAAAGATCTCATATCAAAAATGCCCTTCAGGCTTCTCTACAGCAGTATCAGCAGCCAGACAGCCCGAAGAGACCTCGCCAAATTATCAGAAATGGGGCTTCTCCTGAATAATAACGGTGAATACTCACTGAATTTTCGCTTTTCCGGGTAA
- a CDS encoding helix-turn-helix domain-containing protein — protein sequence MGDIICSWKVCLPGGKSLVWPDGCRDLIAILPKNQAPELICSGLDASPRIVTCPEETRFVGIRLAPGLTFPWEKDDPGSTCRDLSISPYLPSWKGFCFAADHDEIQNALLEVVSLANPAPHWIADYLAEVRAGGKKRATARSQRSIRRQLVRFTGASSSYWKGLARVRKAGSAIATSAISLADIAADHGFSDQAHLNREIRRWFGCTPNMLRVNRELSATRLTAPDAFPNPQPRIYC from the coding sequence ATGGGTGATATCATCTGTTCATGGAAGGTCTGTCTGCCTGGAGGTAAGTCCCTTGTCTGGCCCGATGGCTGCCGGGATCTGATTGCCATTCTTCCGAAAAATCAGGCTCCAGAGCTTATCTGCAGCGGGCTGGATGCCTCTCCGAGAATTGTGACCTGCCCGGAGGAAACCCGTTTTGTGGGCATCCGGCTTGCGCCGGGCCTGACCTTCCCATGGGAAAAGGATGACCCCGGCTCAACGTGCAGGGATCTGTCCATCTCCCCATACCTGCCATCCTGGAAGGGTTTCTGTTTTGCAGCAGATCATGATGAAATTCAGAATGCACTTTTAGAGGTGGTATCGCTGGCAAACCCTGCCCCCCATTGGATTGCAGACTACCTGGCTGAAGTGAGGGCAGGGGGAAAGAAAAGGGCCACGGCACGTAGTCAGCGAAGCATCAGGAGACAGCTGGTTCGGTTCACGGGAGCATCATCCAGCTACTGGAAGGGGCTGGCCCGGGTACGGAAGGCAGGATCTGCCATCGCCACCTCGGCCATCTCCCTGGCCGATATTGCCGCAGACCACGGTTTTTCAGATCAGGCCCATCTGAACAGGGAGATCAGACGCTGGTTCGGCTGCACCCCCAACATGCTTCGTGTGAACAGGGAGCTGTCCGCAACCCGGCTGACAGCTCCCGATGCATTCCCCAATCCTCAGCCAAGAATATACTGCTGA
- a CDS encoding VOC family protein — protein MEIQSVSTTIVTQNLEETKGFYISHFDARPAFDCGWYVVLRLGASPSGPEICLMKPQEGMVPFTGGIFLNVLVTDADAMYERLHDQAGLSVIMPLEDHPWGDRGFGLLDPSGALVYCYHPIPPAAEFQQYILG, from the coding sequence ATGGAAATTCAATCCGTCAGCACAACCATTGTCACGCAAAATCTTGAAGAAACAAAGGGATTTTATATCTCACACTTTGATGCCCGCCCGGCCTTCGACTGCGGCTGGTACGTGGTGCTTCGCCTTGGAGCTTCCCCGTCCGGGCCGGAAATCTGCCTTATGAAGCCCCAGGAAGGCATGGTTCCTTTTACCGGAGGTATCTTTCTGAATGTCCTTGTGACGGATGCCGATGCCATGTACGAGAGGCTGCATGATCAGGCGGGTCTGTCTGTCATCATGCCTCTGGAAGATCATCCATGGGGAGACAGGGGCTTCGGGCTTCTGGATCCCTCCGGTGCCCTTGTTTACTGCTACCATCCCATCCCTCCGGCAGCGGAGTTTCAGCAGTATATTCTTGGCTGA
- a CDS encoding Wadjet anti-phage system protein JetD domain-containing protein produces MENILHEAVWEVIRCSKRKKIETVLLLETIRRKAPSSIGDFELPKRLFDILKTLEKEKLLQIPKTKSDYKTGLPPYVTALRPEEDAALIQKKTELYNLRHLTAWEPTYMAAFACHLKTEKELKQAIRVNDYLLNRKTDTKIIPHRERALQIFESEKALDGYSRKGLFGGRITLENLDCFYCPEPLPFQSPSPDKALLSGKPLLVVENANTYWSCCQANGDMCIYAAVVYGKGFTVSANAGEYANDGLEQIRADLEAMEILYFGDLDPTGIAIPTRINAMRKEKGLLPLRPALSLYKALLEKNLPTPYDRSQTKDHDPMAAKQWLGVELAEIYLEKAEILRWPQEGLTSDDIRRISV; encoded by the coding sequence ATGGAAAACATCCTCCATGAAGCTGTTTGGGAAGTGATACGATGCAGCAAACGCAAAAAGATTGAAACGGTCCTTCTGCTTGAAACCATCAGAAGAAAAGCCCCTTCATCCATAGGGGATTTCGAACTCCCAAAACGCCTTTTTGATATCCTGAAAACCCTTGAAAAAGAAAAACTGCTGCAAATTCCCAAAACTAAATCTGATTACAAAACCGGCCTTCCCCCTTATGTCACCGCATTACGACCGGAAGAAGATGCCGCCCTAATTCAAAAAAAGACAGAACTTTACAATTTACGCCACCTGACCGCCTGGGAACCCACATACATGGCAGCCTTTGCCTGTCATCTGAAAACAGAAAAAGAACTGAAACAGGCCATCAGGGTCAACGATTATCTCCTGAACCGAAAAACCGATACAAAGATCATCCCCCACAGGGAAAGGGCCTTACAGATCTTTGAAAGTGAAAAGGCCCTGGATGGCTATAGCCGCAAGGGACTTTTTGGTGGCAGAATCACCCTTGAAAATCTGGACTGCTTTTACTGCCCGGAACCCCTTCCCTTCCAAAGCCCCTCACCGGATAAGGCCCTTCTTTCAGGAAAACCCCTTCTGGTTGTGGAAAACGCCAATACTTACTGGAGCTGCTGCCAGGCCAATGGGGATATGTGCATTTATGCAGCAGTGGTATATGGCAAGGGTTTCACGGTATCGGCCAATGCAGGGGAATATGCCAATGACGGGCTGGAACAGATCAGAGCAGATCTTGAAGCCATGGAAATCCTCTATTTTGGAGACCTTGATCCCACAGGCATTGCCATTCCCACCCGAATCAATGCCATGAGGAAAGAAAAGGGCCTTCTTCCACTTCGACCAGCCCTTTCCCTTTATAAGGCCCTCCTTGAAAAAAACCTCCCTACGCCCTATGACAGATCCCAGACCAAGGATCACGATCCCATGGCTGCCAAGCAATGGCTGGGGGTTGAACTGGCAGAAATTTATCTTGAAAAAGCAGAAATTCTTCGCTGGCCCCAGGAGGGGCTGACCTCTGATGATATCCGCAGGATTTCGGTTTAA
- the mtnP gene encoding S-methyl-5'-thioadenosine phosphorylase, giving the protein MTITGIIGGSGLDNPEILESPKDLRLDTPYGPPSSPLRRGRIQGQEVILLARHGREHTIPPSGINNRANLYALKAAGCTKIIATAACGSLQEDLEPGSLVLPDQLIDFTRHRIVTFHETFEPGIENARHAHMAEPFSPQIRNILKKTAEEEGLTLHDGATLITIEGPRFSTRAESRMFRIWGADLVNMTVAPEAILATELGIPYAVVAMVTDYDSWKDDAPPLIVEEIIQIFKGNVAKLVSLLTRSLPRLHGA; this is encoded by the coding sequence ATGACCATAACCGGCATCATTGGAGGCTCAGGGCTGGACAACCCGGAAATCCTCGAATCTCCCAAAGATCTTCGTCTGGACACCCCCTACGGCCCGCCGTCTTCCCCCCTGCGCCGTGGCCGCATTCAGGGGCAGGAAGTGATTCTCCTTGCCCGCCATGGCCGGGAGCACACCATTCCACCCAGCGGCATCAACAACAGGGCCAACCTTTACGCCCTGAAAGCCGCAGGCTGCACCAAGATCATCGCCACAGCGGCCTGCGGCTCCTTACAAGAAGACCTTGAACCGGGAAGCCTCGTGCTGCCGGATCAGCTCATTGACTTCACCCGCCACCGCATCGTCACCTTTCACGAGACCTTTGAGCCGGGCATCGAAAACGCCCGTCACGCCCACATGGCCGAGCCCTTTTCTCCCCAGATCCGAAACATTCTGAAAAAAACCGCTGAAGAGGAAGGCCTCACCCTCCATGACGGCGCTACCCTTATCACCATCGAAGGCCCCCGTTTTTCCACAAGGGCCGAGTCCCGCATGTTCCGCATCTGGGGGGCGGATCTCGTAAACATGACCGTTGCGCCGGAGGCCATCCTCGCCACGGAACTGGGAATTCCCTATGCCGTGGTGGCCATGGTGACGGATTACGATTCCTGGAAAGACGATGCCCCGCCCCTCATTGTGGAAGAAATCATACAAATCTTTAAAGGCAATGTGGCTAAACTGGTGAGCCTTCTCACCCGAAGCCTTCCCCGCCTTCACGGGGCCTGA
- a CDS encoding radical SAM protein — protein MFQERISPLHTPAASGEARGFIEFQGLQELWFHTGTDCNLSCPDCFEHSGPGVHRLAPVTLEDVKPFMAEGLKTGARQFSFTGGEPFLNKEIIPILEHALNIAPCLVLSNGTRPMQARLEALLPLKEKPHRLTFRISLDHPDAIRHDAGRGEGMFELALTGIRKLLDAGFGVSVACRREDGDRSEAYRKLFKERGLPEDLHLVSFPDLQEKDTPEITQSCMQTCHTPKTSAAFMCAFSRMVVKKKNRMAVYACTLVDNDAAYDMGEELEPALKARTILAHPRCFTCFAGGVSCSEL, from the coding sequence ATGTTTCAAGAACGCATCTCCCCCCTCCACACCCCCGCCGCTTCCGGGGAAGCACGGGGCTTCATTGAGTTTCAGGGACTTCAGGAACTCTGGTTCCATACGGGAACAGACTGCAACCTCAGCTGTCCGGACTGCTTTGAGCATTCAGGGCCGGGCGTGCACCGCCTTGCCCCCGTTACCCTTGAAGATGTAAAACCCTTCATGGCGGAAGGCCTCAAGACCGGAGCCAGACAGTTCTCCTTTACCGGCGGGGAACCCTTCCTCAACAAAGAAATCATCCCCATTCTGGAACATGCCTTAAATATCGCCCCCTGCCTTGTGCTGAGCAACGGCACCCGGCCCATGCAGGCCCGCCTTGAGGCTCTTCTTCCCCTGAAGGAAAAACCCCATCGCCTCACCTTCCGCATCAGTCTGGATCATCCGGATGCCATCCGCCACGATGCGGGCAGAGGAGAGGGCATGTTTGAACTTGCCCTGACCGGCATCCGAAAACTTCTCGACGCAGGCTTCGGGGTTTCCGTGGCCTGCCGCAGGGAAGACGGGGATCGCAGTGAAGCCTATCGAAAACTTTTCAAAGAAAGGGGCCTGCCCGAAGACCTGCACCTTGTGAGCTTTCCGGATCTTCAAGAAAAAGATACACCTGAAATCACACAAAGCTGCATGCAGACCTGCCATACCCCAAAAACCAGTGCCGCTTTCATGTGCGCCTTCAGCCGCATGGTGGTGAAAAAGAAAAACCGGATGGCCGTCTATGCCTGTACGCTGGTGGACAATGACGCCGCCTATGACATGGGAGAGGAGCTGGAACCCGCCCTTAAAGCCCGCACCATTCTGGCCCACCCCCGATGCTTCACCTGTTTTGCCGGAGGCGTTTCATGCAGTGAACTCTAA
- a CDS encoding TVP38/TMEM64 family protein, protein MKKQLPIWLKPLIFVLGLGVLIAGARFAGLDTQLGNLREWIQGLGLMGPVIFSLLYALAAILAIPGSALTIMAGALFGSITGSISVIIGATLGASLCFLISRYLARDALAKLLENNEKFRKLDDLTEKNGAIIVAITRLVPLFPFNLLNYGFGLTRIPFKIYVFWSFFCMMPGTILYVVGTDIITKAITEGRIPWPLAAVFLLVFVLLFFLVKKARQNMRG, encoded by the coding sequence ATGAAAAAGCAGCTGCCCATATGGCTCAAACCCCTGATTTTTGTTCTGGGTCTGGGCGTACTCATCGCAGGCGCACGTTTTGCCGGGCTGGACACCCAGCTTGGCAACCTCAGGGAATGGATTCAGGGCTTAGGCCTGATGGGTCCTGTGATTTTCAGCCTGCTCTATGCCCTTGCCGCGATTCTCGCCATACCCGGTTCTGCCCTCACCATCATGGCCGGTGCCCTTTTCGGTTCCATTACGGGCAGCATTTCCGTCATCATAGGAGCCACCCTCGGGGCTTCCCTCTGCTTTCTCATTTCCCGCTACCTTGCACGGGATGCTCTGGCAAAGCTTCTGGAAAACAATGAAAAATTCAGAAAACTCGATGATCTTACGGAAAAAAACGGGGCCATCATTGTGGCCATCACCCGTCTGGTGCCCCTTTTTCCCTTCAACCTGCTCAACTATGGTTTCGGACTCACCCGCATTCCCTTCAAAATTTATGTTTTCTGGTCCTTTTTCTGCATGATGCCCGGAACCATCCTTTATGTGGTGGGAACGGATATCATCACAAAGGCCATCACCGAAGGCAGAATTCCCTGGCCCCTTGCGGCTGTCTTCCTCCTTGTTTTCGTACTGCTCTTCTTCCTTGTGAAGAAGGCCCGACAGAATATGCGGGGCTGA
- a CDS encoding mercuric reductase, with product MKIPNHGLFPDDAANRKLLSLVHPDNWQNPSPSPCYNLVVLGAGSAGLISAIATASLGGRVALVERHLMGGDCLHTGCVPSKSLIRSARVAADLKRAGDFGLSPQSGVRKEDFSRIMERLRNIRADIGENDAAARYRDLGVDVFLGEGMFTGPDTLDVAGQTLRFKKAVIATGASAVPPPIPGLKETGFLDNETLFFLTERPEDLLVIGGGPIGCEMAQAFARLGSRVSLVQDTRLLPQESAEVSRLMTEVLEEEGIQLYTDASILKAEELPDGRKSLVLNHGGQEIRLDAETLLVAAGRKPRVEGLGLEKAGVRYNTKQGILVDDFLRTSNKRIYGAGDCCMAWKFTHAADASAQIAVQNALFMGRKRVSRLLMPWCTYTDPEVAHVGMGEREAETLGIEVETFTFPMEENDRAKTEGEKKGFVSVMVKRGSDRILGATMVSSHAGESIGIFTTAMAAGMGLGALASVIHPYPTQAEAIRRAAGLYRKSRLTPRIAALLRGWLDMARKY from the coding sequence ATGAAGATCCCAAACCACGGACTTTTCCCCGATGATGCGGCCAACCGAAAGCTCCTCTCCCTTGTGCATCCGGACAACTGGCAGAACCCTTCCCCCAGCCCCTGCTACAACCTCGTGGTGCTGGGGGCCGGATCTGCGGGTCTCATTTCCGCCATTGCCACCGCTTCCCTCGGCGGCAGGGTAGCCCTTGTGGAGCGCCATCTCATGGGCGGGGACTGCCTCCATACGGGCTGTGTGCCCTCCAAAAGCCTCATCCGCTCCGCCCGTGTGGCGGCAGACCTGAAAAGGGCCGGAGATTTCGGCCTTTCTCCACAAAGCGGTGTGCGGAAAGAAGATTTTTCAAGGATCATGGAACGCCTCCGCAATATCCGGGCGGACATCGGCGAAAACGATGCTGCCGCCCGGTACCGGGATCTGGGAGTGGATGTCTTTCTGGGGGAAGGTATGTTCACAGGCCCGGATACCCTTGATGTGGCAGGCCAGACCCTGCGCTTCAAGAAGGCCGTCATCGCCACGGGGGCCTCTGCGGTTCCGCCCCCCATACCGGGTTTAAAGGAAACGGGTTTTCTGGACAATGAGACCCTCTTTTTCCTCACGGAAAGGCCCGAAGATCTCCTTGTCATCGGAGGTGGCCCCATCGGCTGCGAGATGGCCCAGGCCTTTGCACGGCTGGGAAGCCGGGTGAGCCTCGTTCAGGATACCCGCCTGCTGCCCCAGGAAAGTGCTGAGGTTTCAAGGCTCATGACGGAAGTTCTGGAAGAAGAAGGCATACAGCTCTATACGGATGCCAGCATATTGAAAGCTGAAGAACTTCCCGATGGAAGAAAAAGCCTGGTCCTGAACCATGGCGGGCAGGAAATCCGCCTTGATGCGGAAACCCTCCTTGTGGCTGCAGGCCGCAAACCCAGGGTGGAGGGGCTGGGACTGGAGAAGGCCGGAGTGCGCTACAACACAAAACAGGGTATTCTTGTGGATGATTTTCTCCGCACCAGCAACAAAAGAATCTACGGGGCCGGAGACTGCTGCATGGCATGGAAGTTCACCCACGCAGCCGATGCTTCCGCCCAGATTGCCGTACAGAATGCCCTTTTCATGGGCAGAAAACGGGTCAGCCGTCTACTGATGCCCTGGTGCACCTACACGGACCCGGAGGTGGCCCATGTGGGCATGGGGGAAAGGGAGGCCGAAACCCTTGGCATTGAGGTGGAGACCTTTACCTTTCCCATGGAAGAAAATGACCGGGCCAAAACCGAAGGAGAGAAAAAGGGCTTTGTATCCGTGATGGTGAAAAGGGGAAGCGACCGGATTCTCGGTGCCACTATGGTTTCCTCCCATGCCGGAGAAAGCATCGGGATTTTCACCACAGCCATGGCAGCGGGCATGGGCCTTGGCGCACTGGCTTCGGTGATCCACCCCTACCCAACCCAGGCCGAAGCCATCCGCAGGGCAGCGGGGCTTTACAGAAAAAGCCGCCTCACCCCAAGAATTGCCGCTCTGCTCCGGGGCTGGCTGGATATGGCCAGAAAATACTAA
- a CDS encoding TIGR04283 family arsenosugar biosynthesis glycosyltransferase: protein MTDLSSPDTVQLLLFTRYPRPGSSKTRLIPALGPEGAAALQRDMTRFTLKEALKTGFPLEVRYTGARAEDMRNWLGEGFSLADQGDGDLGERLDRAFREHFTKKTRFVIVLGADCPENRADNILACAKALGQKDWAIGPAKDGGYYMLGMGRYLPRLFQGVDWGTSKVLAQTLAAEKSAPFLLSCLSDVDEKEDIPAKISVILPTLNEAAFIEKTLSSLGQGFHVEVLVSDGGSRDRTPEIARSCGAEVLTSPPGRAGQMNYAAARASGSILFFLHGDSLAPENWDRDLRQILKQPGVALGAFQFGLQEKIPGMDLLIRAVRFRSCRMKRPYGDQGLFMHKSLFEELGGFPDEPILEDLLLVKKARKRGRIVMAASFVKTSARRWQQKGLLRTTLIHQAILLGAAMGLSPSRLMKLLRR from the coding sequence ATGACGGATCTCTCCTCTCCGGATACGGTACAGCTTTTGCTTTTTACCCGTTATCCCCGGCCTGGCAGCAGCAAAACCCGACTCATCCCCGCCCTCGGGCCTGAGGGAGCCGCAGCCCTCCAGCGGGACATGACCCGTTTCACCCTGAAGGAAGCCCTGAAAACGGGCTTTCCCCTTGAAGTGCGCTACACCGGAGCAAGGGCAGAGGACATGAGAAACTGGCTGGGCGAAGGGTTCAGTCTTGCGGATCAGGGGGACGGGGATCTGGGAGAACGACTGGACAGGGCCTTCAGGGAGCATTTTACTAAAAAAACGCGCTTTGTGATTGTACTGGGTGCGGACTGCCCGGAGAACCGCGCAGACAACATCCTTGCCTGTGCCAAAGCCCTTGGCCAGAAGGACTGGGCCATCGGCCCTGCCAAGGACGGCGGATACTACATGCTGGGCATGGGCCGCTATCTGCCCCGTCTCTTTCAGGGCGTGGACTGGGGAACATCCAAGGTTCTGGCCCAGACCCTTGCCGCAGAAAAATCCGCCCCCTTCCTCCTTTCCTGCTTAAGCGATGTGGATGAAAAAGAAGACATCCCGGCAAAAATCTCCGTGATACTCCCCACCCTCAACGAGGCCGCCTTCATCGAAAAAACCCTGAGCTCTTTGGGGCAGGGTTTTCATGTGGAAGTCCTTGTATCCGACGGCGGCAGCCGGGATCGCACACCGGAGATTGCCCGATCCTGCGGGGCAGAAGTGCTGACATCCCCTCCGGGACGGGCCGGACAGATGAACTACGCCGCAGCCAGAGCTTCGGGCAGCATTCTTTTTTTTCTGCACGGGGACAGCCTTGCCCCGGAAAACTGGGACAGGGATCTGCGCCAGATCCTGAAGCAGCCGGGTGTGGCTCTGGGGGCCTTTCAGTTCGGCCTTCAGGAAAAAATCCCCGGCATGGATCTTCTGATCCGGGCCGTCCGTTTCCGGTCCTGCCGGATGAAAAGACCCTACGGCGATCAGGGGCTTTTCATGCATAAAAGCCTGTTTGAAGAGCTGGGGGGCTTTCCCGATGAGCCCATACTTGAGGATCTCCTTTTGGTAAAAAAGGCCCGAAAACGGGGCAGAATTGTCATGGCTGCCTCTTTTGTAAAAACATCCGCCCGCAGATGGCAGCAGAAGGGGCTTTTGCGCACCACCCTCATCCATCAGGCCATCCTTTTGGGTGCAGCCATGGGTCTTTCTCCCAGCAGACTCATGAAACTGCTGCGGCGATAA
- a CDS encoding type II toxin-antitoxin system RelE family toxin has protein sequence MVEYKILFRKSVEKDLLGIRGKDVIRILERIKSLENNPRPPGYEKLTGQDRYRLRQGQYRIVYSIQDNELTIWVVAIGHRKDVYQKLP, from the coding sequence ATGGTCGAATATAAAATATTATTCAGAAAATCCGTAGAAAAGGATCTTTTAGGCATCAGAGGAAAGGATGTCATAAGAATCCTTGAGCGTATAAAGTCCCTTGAAAACAATCCTCGTCCTCCGGGTTATGAAAAACTGACCGGGCAGGATCGTTACCGTCTGCGGCAGGGGCAATACCGTATTGTGTATTCAATTCAGGATAATGAGCTTACCATATGGGTCGTAGCAATTGGTCACCGGAAGGATGTGTATCAAAAGCTACCCTGA